In one Lolium rigidum isolate FL_2022 chromosome 3, APGP_CSIRO_Lrig_0.1, whole genome shotgun sequence genomic region, the following are encoded:
- the LOC124701572 gene encoding uncharacterized protein LOC124701572, with protein MLTIRSTKWPLSFLGVAGALVILVTAVHVFMVPILPSSLDFSGARRGIDRPRNVLPGVEIVDSRLMGQFPADSYGAVTFRGAPWKAEIGRWLAGCHAGSSTVDITEVVGAKRCEKDCSGHGVCNYDLGECRCFHGYAGKGCEEVLKLECNLPSSPEWPVGRWIVSICPAQCDTTRTMCFCGPGTKYPDRPLAEACGFKTISPAKPGDPKLTNWKTPDPDVFTTNSSKLGWCNVDPEDAYSSKVNFKQECDCKYDGLWGQFCETHVECSCINQCSGHGHCRGGFCQCDSGYFGIDCSVPSAYSIAYDWPLWLRPPVNSSDPKNLSHIPINVSAVVQKKRPLIYVYDLPAEFDSHLLEGRHYKLECVNRIYDEKNRTIWTRQLYGAQIALYESILASPHRTLNGDEADYFYVPVLDSCLITRSDDAPHLLMPEDLRLRSYHTLEYYRMAYDHIAQRYPYWNRTSGRDHIWFFSWDEGACYAPKEIWNSMMLVHWGNTNTKHENSTTAYWADNWDDIPLDRRGDHPCFDPTKDLVLPAWKDPDPAAIWLKLWERPRSNRRTLFYFNGNLGSAYEQGRPEDTYSMGIRQKLAAEFGSTPNKQGKLGRQHVANVTVTHLRSEKYYEELASSIFCGVLPGDGWSGRMEDSMLQGCIPVIIQDGIFLPYENVLNYNSFAVRIQEDDIPNLITVLQGMNETQIEFMLGNVRQIWQRFFYRDTILLEAQRQKKLYTEEAPWSVEVSKLEDNDDVFATFIQVLHYKLYNDPWRQGLVQEKETGLPNICSKAS; from the exons ATGCTCACAATCCGTTCGACGAAATGGCCCTTGTCATTCCTGGGCGTGGCCGGCGCCCTTGTGATCCTCGTCACCGCCGTCCATGTGTTCATGGTGCCaatccttccttcttccttggatTTCTCCGGTGCTCGCCGTGGCATCGACCGGCCGAGGAATGTGCTTCCAGGCGTTGAGATTGTGGACTCACGCCTCATGGGTCAGTTCCCTGCTGATTCTTATGGAGCGGTGACGTTCCGTGGCGCGCCGTGGAAGGCCGAGATTGGGAGATGGCTCGCTGGTTGCCATGCTGGCTCATCGACTGTCGATATTACTGAA GTTGTAGGTGCAAAGAGGTGCGAGAAAGACTGCAGTGGACATGGTGTGTGCAACTATGACCTGGGGGAATGCAGATGCTTCCATGGATATGCTG GGAAAGGATGTGAGGAGGTTCTGAAGTTGGAGTGCAACCTCCCAAGTTCCCCAGAATGGCCTGTAGGACGATGGATAGTTTCCATATGTCCAGCTCAGTGTGACACAACGAGGACAATGTGCTTTTGTGGACCAGGAACAAAATACCCAGATCGCCCTCTGGCAGAAGCTTGTGGCTTCAAAACAAT CTCTCCCGCAAAACCTGGTGACCCGAAGCTTACCAATTGGAAAACACCTGATCCAGATGTATTCACAACAAATAGCAGTAAACTGGGATGGTGTAATGTGGACCCTGAGGATGCATATTCTTCCAAAGTGAATTTTAAACAAGAATGTGATTGCAAATATGACGGACTCTGGGGTCAGTTTTGTGAGACACATGTTGAATGCAGTTGTATTAACCAGTGTTCCGGACATGGACACTGCCGTGGTGGTTTCTGTCAG TGTGACAGTGGATATTTTGGGATTGATTGCAGTGTCCCATCGGCTTATTCAATTGCATATGACTGGCCCTTATGGCTCAGACCACCAGTGAATTCGTCAGACCCAAAAAACTTAAGCCATATCCCCATCAATGTCAGTGCTGTTGTTCAGAAAAAAAGGCCACTTATATATGTGTACGATTTGCCAGCTGAGTTTGACAGTCATCTTCTTGAA GGACGGCATTACAAGTTAGAGTGTGTGAACAGAATATATGATGAGAAGAACAGAACTATATGGACGCGGCAACTGTATGGGGCTCAG ATAGCACTCTACGAGAGCATTCTTGCTAGCCCTCACCGCACACTGAATGGGGATGAAGCTGATTATTTCTATGTGCCGGTTCTTGACTCATGTCTAATAACTAGATCCGATGATGCCCCACACCTGCTGATGCCG GAGGACCTGCGCCTGAGGAGTTACCATACTCTGGAGTACTACAGAATGGCTTATGATCACATAGCACAGCGGTACCCTTACTGGAACCGCACTTCTGGAAGAGACCATATTTGG TTCTTTTCATGGGATGAAGGTGCCTGCTATGCTCCAAAAGAGATCTGGAACAGCATGATGCTTGTCCACTGGGGGAATACTAACACAAAGCATGAAAATTCTACGACTGCTTATTGGGCTGATAACTGGGATGATATTCCTCTGGATAGAAGAGGCGATCATCCATGTTTTGATCCGACAAAGGATCTCGTGCTTCCAGCATGGAAGGACCCTGACCCAGCAGCTATCTGGCTAAAACTATGGGAAAG GCCAAGGAGCAACCGTAGAACACTTTTTTATTTCAATGGTAATCTAGGATCAGCCTATGAACAGGGCCGCCCTGAAGACAC GTATAGCATGGGGATTCGGCAAAAGCTGGCAGCTGAATTTGGTTCGACGCCAAACAAGCAGGGAAAGCTTGGAAGGCAACATGTAGCAAATGTAACAGTTACACACTTACGATCTGAGAAGTATTATGAGGAACTGGCAAGCTCTATTTTCTGTGGTGTACTGCCGGGGGATGGCTGGAGTGGGCGCATGGAAGACAGCATGCTTCAAGGATGCATTCCTGTCATAATACAG GATGGAATATTTCTTCCCTACGAGAATGTGCTTAATTACAACAGTTTTGCAGTCCGCATACAAGAAGATGACATCCCAAACCTCATTACAGTCCTCCAA GGAATGAACGAAACGCAAATTGAGTTTATGTTAGGAAATGTTCGCCAGATCTGGCAGAGGTTCTTTTACCGCGACACTATATTGCTAGAAGCACAGAGGCAGAAAAAATTGTACACTGAAGAGGCGCCCTGGTCAGTTGAGGTTTCGAAATTAGAAGATAATGATGATGTCTTTGCAACTTTTatacag GTATTGCATTATAAATTATACAATGACCCTTGGCGGCAAGGTCTCGTCCAAGAAAAGGAAACAGGGTTGCCGAACATCTGCTCAAAGGCTTCCTGA
- the LOC124694807 gene encoding dehydration-responsive element-binding protein 2E-like → MESYVRKRSWKKGPTRGKGGPQNAACEYRGVRQRTWGKWVAEIREPNKRARVWLGSFATAEEAALAYDEAARKLYGPDAFLNLPHLRAASAAAAGAGSATSAAHHRMIRWLPASGVSSGSRGCGSAVPSYGLLNLNAQHNVHVIHQRLQELKNSSSSPTKPPSRRTPPPPPPPLAASSPSSTVTTNAMPPSESCFYSLEHAMAPYEGAPCESVGAPGFGGGKPQLDLKEFLQQIGVLRDDDGGGAALGKDQGTGEVADAFGFGGGNNGGAEFDWDALAADMSDIAAGGHGGGALGVNGAFHMDDLDQFGCMPIPVWDI, encoded by the coding sequence ATGGAGAGCTACGTGCGGAAGCGGTCGTGGAAGAAGGGCCCGACGAGGGGGAAGGGCGGGCCGCAGAACGCCGCCTGCGAGTACCGGGGCGTGCGGCAGCGGACGTGGGGCAAGTGGGTGGCGGAGATCCGCGAGCCCAACAAGCGCGCCCGCGTCTGGCTCGGCTCCTTCGCcaccgccgaggaggccgcgCTCGCCTACGACGAGGCCGCGCGGAAGCTCTACGGGCCCGACGCCTTCCTCAACCTGCCCCACCTCCGcgcggcctccgccgccgccgccggagctggATCCGCCACCTCCGCGGCGCATCACCGGATGATCAGGTGGCTCCCTGCGTCCGGTGTCTCCTCCGGCTCCAGGGGCTGTGGCTCCGCGGTGCCTTCGTACGGCCTCCTCAACCTCAACGCGCAGCACAACGTGCACGTCATACACCAGAGGCTGCAGGAGCTCAagaactcctcctcctcgccgaccAAGCCGCCGTCCAGGAggactccgcctccgcctccgcctcctctcgCCGCCTCGTCTCCTTCCTCCACGGTGACCACCAACGCAATGCCGCCCTCCGAGTCGTGCTTCTACTCCCTGGAGCACGCGATGGCGCCGTACGAGGGCGCGCCGTGCGAGAGCGTGGGCGCCCCGGGCTTCGGCGGCGGCAAGCCCCAGCTCGACCTCAAGGAGTTCCTGCAGCAGATCGGCGTGCTCCGGGACGACGACGGGGGCGGCGCAGCGCTCGGGAAGGATCAGGGTACCGGCGAGGTGGCGGACGCGTTTGGGTTCGGCGGCGGCAACAACGGTGGCGCGGAGTTCGACTGGGATGCGCTGGCCGCCGACATGAGCGACATCGCGGCCGGAGGTCATGGTGGCGGCGCGCTGGGCGTGAATGGGGCGTTCCACATGGACGATCTCGACCAGTTCGGCTGCATGCCCATCCCTGTATGGGACATCTGA